A DNA window from Enterobacter cloacae subsp. cloacae ATCC 13047 contains the following coding sequences:
- the tusE gene encoding sulfurtransferase TusE, whose amino-acid sequence MLSFEGKEIETDNDGYLKDSHQWSEALAEVIAEKEAIALSPEHWEVVRFVREFYLEFNTSPAIRMLVKAMANKFGEEKGNSRYLYRLFPKGPAKQATKIAGLPKPVKCI is encoded by the coding sequence ATGTTGAGCTTTGAAGGTAAAGAGATCGAAACCGATAACGACGGTTATCTGAAAGACAGCCACCAGTGGAGCGAGGCGCTGGCGGAAGTGATTGCAGAAAAAGAGGCGATCGCGCTCTCCCCTGAGCACTGGGAAGTGGTGCGCTTTGTGCGCGAGTTCTATCTCGAATTCAATACCTCTCCGGCTATCCGGATGCTGGTTAAAGCCATGGCCAATAAATTCGGTGAAGAGAAAGGCAACAGCCGCTATCTGTATCGTCTGTTCCCGAAAGGCCCGGCCAAACAGGCCACCAAAATTGCCGGCCTGCCTAAACCGGTGAAATGCATTTAG